In a genomic window of Punica granatum isolate Tunisia-2019 chromosome 6, ASM765513v2, whole genome shotgun sequence:
- the LOC116210667 gene encoding extra-large guanine nucleotide-binding protein 1 — protein MPQGAGEDGGKGAQYSFAMEYDGPPVSCDIPRAVPINLGQIPVAAVVAQVSLAEKLSLPVVQPIVAADSLAKRFPKKEILSDSRVSPTSVIDNSLECTSKELGHSESSTVSPTSVIVTEEDRGNADELSGELSSSGALEFSNGKFVSGELSGAVAVAVDDSNVLGSSSVSHEHLNGLFGGARSCTSTIEFSDSFDKSRESSHVYRVPSGDKGSVDFSDLNRPDWESNESVLSLEYPSSRVSYRRTGDCSNELSSDARRNVVVTFRDIESEDALDENFGRVAQDSIRATGGLQSRGKKGSCYRCFKGNRFTEKEVCIVCNAKYCCNCVLRAMGSMPEGRKCVSCIGFPIDESRRANLGKCSRLLKRLLNDLEIRQIMKAEKLCEANQLRPEYVSVNGKPLCHEELIMLQTCPNPPKKLKPGNYWYDKVSGLWGKDGQKPSKIISPHLNVGDPLRADASNGNSQVFINGREITKVELRMLQLAGVQCAGNPHFWVNEDGSYQEEGQKNTKGYIWGTAGTKLLCAFLSLPVPSKSSNSYGEQANSLVGRPVPDYIGQQILQKVLLVGHSGSGTSTLFKQAKILYKDSPFTEDERENIKLIIQSNVYRYLGILLEGRERFEEECLLDIGKGQDLDGVEPLGNANGKRTYSIGPRLKAFSDWLLKAMVAGNLEAIFPAATREYAPLVEELWRDPAIQGTYKRRNELDMLPSVANYFLERAVDILRADYDPSDLDILHAEGVTSSNGLSHVEFTFPQSSSDDTIDADVSDQHDSLFRYQLIRVHARGLGENCKWLEMFEDIGMVIFCVSLSDYDQYSIDPCGSCTNDMLLSRRLFESIVTHPTFEQMDFLLVLNKFDLFEDKIERVPLESCEWFDDFHPVVGRHRSNGNSINCNPTLGQLGFHYIAVKFKRLYYSLTGRKLYVSMVKGLEPESVDSALRYAREILKWDEERANFSLSGYSMYSTEVSSFSP, from the exons ATGCCGCAGGGTGCTGGAGAAGATGGCGGCAAAGGGGCTCAGTACTCTTTCGCTATGGAGTACGATGGCCCCCCGGTGAGCTGCGACATTCCCCGGGCAGTCCCCATCAACCTCGGTCAAATTCCGGTGGCTGCGGTGGTTGCTCAGGTCTCGCTCGCTGAGAAGTTGTCCTTACCTGTTGTCCAACCCATCGTGGCAGCGGATTCGCTGGCCAAGAGGTTCCCCAAGAAGGAGATATTGTCGGATTCGAGGGTATCTCCTACTTCTGTGATTGACAACAGCCTTGAATGCACGTCGAAGGAGCTCGGACACTCGGAGAGCTCCACTGTCTCGCCGACCTCGGTGATTGTGACGGAGGAGGATAGGGGAAACGCTGACGAGCTGTCGGGTGAATTAAGCAGCTCTGGTGCATTAGAGTTCTCTAATGGCAAGTTTGTTTCCGGAGAATTGTCTGGTGCTGTTGCTGTTGCTGTTGATGATTCGAATGTGTTGGGTTCATCCTCGGTAAGTCATGAGCACTTGAACGGGTTGTTCGGTGGGGCTAGGAGCTGTACCAGCACCATAGAATTCTCGGATAGCTTTGATAAGTCTCGAGAAAGCTCGCATGTGTATAGGGTGCCAAGTGGTGACAAGGGGAGTGTAGATTTTAGCGATTTGAATCGGCCCGATTGGGAATCTAATGAATCTGTATTGAGCTTAGAATACCCGTCATCTCGGGTTTCATACCGTAGGACTGGGGATTGTAGTAATGAACTAAGTTCTGATGCTAGGCGAAATGTGGTTGTGACATTTCGGGATATTGAATCAGAGGATGCTCTTGATGAGAACTTCGGCAGGGTTGCGCAAGACAGTATTAGGGCCACTGGAGGCCTGCAGAGCCGGGGGAAGAAAGGATCTTGCTACAGATGCTTTAAGGGCAACAGGTTCACAGAAAAAGAGGTTTGCATCGTATGTAATGCAAAATACTGTTGCAATTGTGTACTTAGAGCTATGGGGTCGATGCCAGAAGGGAGGAAGTGTGTTTCTTGCATCGGGTTCCCTATCGATGAATCAAGAAGAGCAAACCTAGGAAAGTGCTCCAGACTGCTCAAACGGCTACTCAATGATTTGGAGATTAGACAGATTATGAAAGCTGAGAAGTTGTGTGAAGCGAATCAGTTAAGGCCAGAATACGTGTCTGTCAATGGGAAACCTCTGTGCCATGAGGAGCTCATTATGTTGCAGACCTGTCCAAACCCACCCAAGAAGCTAAAACCTGGGAATTACTGGTACGACAAAGTATCTGGCCTTTGGGGAAAG GACGGTCAGAAGCCTTCGAAGATTATTAGTCCCCATCTTAATGTTGGGGATCCACTTAGAGCAGATGCTAGTAATGGAAACAGCCAAGTTTTCATAAATGGTCGGGAGATTACCAAAGTGGAACTCCGGATGTTGCAG TTAGCTGGAGTTCAATGTGCTGGAAACCCACACTTTTGGGTCAATGAAGATGGATCCTACCAGGAAGAGGGACAAAAAAACACCAAAGGTTATATTTGGGGCACG GCTGGAACAAAGCTCTTATGTGCTTTCCTGTCGCTTCCCGTACCTTCAAAATCATCAAATTCATATGGTGAACAAGCAAACAGCTTGGTCGGCAGACCAGTCCCTGATTACATTGGGCAGCAAATACTTCAAAAAGTCCTTTTAGTGGGGCACAGTGGGTCTGGAACAAGTACCCTATTCAAGCAG GCCAAGATTCTTTATAAGGACAGTCCCTTCACGGAGGATGAGCGTGAAAATATAAAGCTGATTATTCAGAGCAATGTATACCGCTATCTTGGCATACTTCTTGAAGGTCGTGAACGATTTGAAGAGGAATGCTTGCTAGACATTGGCAAAGGTCAGGATCTTGATGGTGTGGAACCTTTAG GAAATGCTAATGGAAAACGTACCTACTCCATAGGGCCAAGGTTAAAAGCCTTCTCAGATTGGCTCCTCAAGGCCATGGTTGCTGGCAATCTGGAAGCTATTTTTCCAGCAGCCACTCGTGAATACGCCCCACTGGTCGAGGAGTTGTGGAGAGATCCTGCTATCCAGGGCACATACAAAAGGAGAAATGAGCTGGACATGCTACCAAGTGTTGCTAACTATTTTCTAGAGCGG GCTGTTGACATATTGAGAGCAGACTATGATCCTTCGGATTTGGATATTCTACACGCGGAGGGCGTGACATCATCAAATGGACTCTCTCATGTTGAGTTCACTTTCCCCCAGTCTTCTTCTGATGATACCATCGATGCTGATGTCTCTGATCAGCATGATTCTCTGTTTAG GTATCAGTTGATCCGGGTACACGCCAGGGGCCTTGGTGAAAACTGCAAGTGGCTGGAGATGTTTGAAGACATTGGGATGGTCATATTCTGTGTCTCCCTGAGTGACTACGACCAGTACTCTATTGACCCCTGTGGATCCTGCACTAACGACATGCTCCTGAGCAGGAGACTCTTCGAGAGCATCGTAACTCACCCAACTTTCGAGCAGATGGACTTCCTCTTAGTACTGAACAAGTTTGACCTCTTCGAGGATAAGATTGAGAGAGTACCCTTAGAAAGCTGTGAGTGGTTTGACGACTTCCACCCAGTTGTGGGCCGCCATCGATCCAATGGCAACAGCATTAACTGTAACCCCACACTTGGCCAGTTGGGCTTTCACTATATTGCTGTGAAGTTCAAACGGCTTTATTACTCTCTCACTGGGCGGAAGTTGTACGTGTCAATGGTAAAAGGACTGGAGCCTGAAAGTGTTGATTCTGCCCTTAGGTATGCCAGGGAGATTCTGAAGTGGGATGAGGAGAGAGCCAACTTCAGCTTGAGTGGGTACTCCATGTATAGCACGGAGGTCAGCTCCTTCTCTCCCTGA
- the LOC116210796 gene encoding uncharacterized protein LOC116210796, whose protein sequence is MNWFSWKPLAHCAAIVFDKKSKNRDGPGPTPIEAKGYSGGSRERKLREAIQEASEIGSLTKALEIVFNSPASEDEPAAAAGRSRTLARLECQGFFLRSTAEAAGTTFDSEDSIPNVEEAASKFLAMYPSYSSSQKIDQLRANEYSHLFPKVCLDFCGFGLFSYLQSVHYWESSTFSLSEITANLSNHALYGGGERGTAEYDIKTRIMEFLNIPENEYGLVFTVSRGSAFKLLSDAYPFHTNRRLLTMFDHESQSINWMAQSAREKGAKVNNAWFKWPTLQPCSTDLRKQILNKKKRKKASAVGLFVFPVQSRVSGAKYSYQWMALAHQNNWHVLLDAGALGPKDMDSLGLSLFRPDFIVTSFYRVFGYDPSGFGCLLIKKSVMGSLQNQSGATGSGMVKITPEFPLYLGDSMDGLEGIPSIDDEAALNGDCNASNNNNASEARAGQQLPAFSGLYTSAQVKDVFETEMNDGNISDRDGASTCFEESGSISIGDMMKSPVFSENGSSDYSYWIDLGQSPVGNDNGAPLTPTWMNGRKKERQLFLKPSSKVHGSPLFDNGDDHTRGALSFDAAVQSAFHDPDRLRHIDEIKEEPEPATGDSHLMNECSQKESAIRRETEADFRLLRSRRTNRYAGGGRFFGVEESEQINRGRRVSFSTEDNHRGDQVITTAEHGEVSANGAEDEEYSSEGEYGDELDSDRKEPEISCWHLDHINELGLNKTSSRLRFLINWLVASLLQLRLPNGGETLVYIYGPKIKYERGAAVAFNIRDRSKNGLVSPELVQRLAEREGISVGIGFLSHIQVVESSRHQHGGPSFEETTVLRPLENGSRNSSEKKAFVRIEVVTASLGFLSNFEDVYKLWAFVAKFLNPGFAREGELPTVAEESEA, encoded by the coding sequence ATGAATTGGTTTTCATGGAAGCCCCTAGCACACTGTGCAGCCATAGTGTTCgacaagaaaagtaaaaaccGAGATGGGCCTGGTCCAACCCCCATCGAGGCGAAGGGCTACTCGGGCGGTTCGAGGGAGAGGAAGCTGAGGGAGGCCATTCAAGAGGCCTCTGAGATTGGGTCTCTCACCAAAGCCCTGGAAATCGTCTTCAACTCACCCGCTAGCGAGGATGAGCCTGCAGCTGCTGCAGGGCGATCCCGCACGCTTGCCCGGCTCGAGTGCCAGGGATTCTTCCTCCGTTCCACCGCCGAGGCTGCCGGGACCACGTTCGATTCTGAAGACTCCATTCCCAATGTTGAAGAAGCTGCCTCCAAGTTCCTGGCGATGTACCCATCATATTCTTCTTCCCAGAAGATTGATCAGCTTCGGGCGAATGAGTACTCCCACTTGTTCCCGAAGGTATGCCTTGACTTCTGTGGTTTTGGGTTGTTCTCGTACCTCCAGAGTGTCCACTACTGGGAGTCCTCCACATTTAGCTTGTCTGAGATAACTGCAAACTTGAGTAATCATGCTCTGTATGGTGGGGGTGAGAGAGGAACTGCGGAGTACGATATTAAGACCAGAATTATGGAGTTCTTGAACATACCCGAGAATGAGTACGGCCTTGTTTTCACAGTGAGCAGAGGCTCGGCATTTAAGTTACTGTCTGATGCTTACCCTTTTCACACGAATCGGAGATTGTTGACCATGTTTGACCATGAGAGCCAGTCTATTAATTGGATGGCCCAGAGTGCCCGAGAGAAGGGCGCAAAGGTAAATAATGCATGGTTCAAGTGGCCCACGCTTCAGCCCTGTTCAACTGATTTAAGGAAGCAGATACTGaacaaaaagaagaggaagaaggcttCTGCTGTCGGCTTGTTTGTGTTTCCTGTCCAGTCGAGGGTCTCAGGGGCTAAGTATTCATACCAGTGGATGGCCCTAGCCCATCAGAACAACTGGCATGTCTTGCTTGATGCGGGCGCACTGGGTCCCAAGGACATGGATTCCCTCGGGCTTTCCCTGTTCCGGCCTGATTTTATAGTCACATCATTTTACAGGGTGTTTGGCTACGACCCTAGTGGGTTTGGTTGCCTTCTCATCAAGAAATCCGTCATGGGAAGCCTTCAGAATCAGTCGGGTGCTACAGGTTCAGGAATGGTGAAGATAACCCCCGAGTTCCCTCTTTATCTAGGCGATTCCATGGACGGCTTGGAAGGAATTCCCAGCATTGACGATGAAGCTGCTTTGAATGGCGATTGTAACgctagtaataataataatgccTCTGAGGCTCGGGCAGGGCAGCAGCTCCCTGCCTTCTCAGGTCTCTACACTTCTGCCCAGGTGAAGGATGTGTTTGAGACTGAGATGAATGATGGGAATATCTCTGATAGGGATGGGGCAAGCACTTGCTTCGAGGAGAGTGGGAGCATCTCTATTGGGGACATGATGAAGAGTCCAGTGTTCAGTGAAAATGGGTCATCGGACTACTCATACTGGATTGATTTAGGTCAATCTCCTGTAGGGAACGATAATGGTGCCCCTTTAACGCCGACTTGGATGAATGGCAGGAAGAAAGAGAGGCAACTCTTTCTGAAACCCTCATCAAAGGTCCACGGAAGCCCTCTGTTTGACAATGGTGATGACCATACCCGTGGTGCTCTCTCCTTTGATGCTGCAGTACAATCAGCTTTCCATGATCCTGATCGACTCAGACATATTGACGAGATAAAAGAGGAGCCGGAACCTGCTACAGGTGACTCCCACCTTATGAATGAATGTAGTCAGAAGGAGAGTGCAATAAGGAGAGAAACAGAAGCCGACTTTAGGCTGTTAAGGAGTAGAAGGACAAACCGGTATGCTGGTGGTGGTCGGTTCTTCGGGGTGGAGGAGAGTGAGCAGATAAACCGGGGAAGAAGAGTATCCTTTTCAACAGAAGACAATCACAGAGGCGACCAGGTGATCACCACTGCAGAGCATGGAGAAGTATCTGCAAATGGTGCAGAGGATGAAGAGTACAGCAGTGAGGGTGAGTATGGAGATGAACTAGACTCTGACCGAAAAGAACCTGAGATCTCGTGTTGGCATCTTGATCACATCAACGAGTTGGGCCTAAATAAGACTTCAAGTCGGCTCCGGTTCTTAATCAATTGGCTAGTCGCATCACTGCTGCAGCTGAGGCTGCCCAATGGTGGGGAGACTCTCGTGTACATCTACGGTCCGAAGATAAAGTACGAGAGAGGAGCAGCTGTTGCCTTCAATATTCGGGATAGGAGCAAGAATGGACTTGTCAGCCCAGAGCTAGTTCAGAGGCTTGCTGAAAGGGAAGGGATCTCTGTAGGAATTGGGTTTTTGAGTCACATACAGGTTGTCGAGAGCTCAAGACACCAACATGGGGGTCCGAGTTTCGAGGAAACGACCGTGTTGCGACCGTTGGAGAATGGCAGTCGTAATAGCAGTGAGAAGAAAGCATTTGTCAGGATCGAGGTTGTAACAGCTTCTCTCGGTTTCCTGAGCAACTTTGAGGATGTCTACAAGTTGTGGGCTTTTGTTGCGAAGTTTCTCAACCCGGGATTCGCCCGAGAAGGAGAGCTCCCAACTGTTGCAGAAGAATCAGAGGCGTGA